The following nucleotide sequence is from Neokomagataea tanensis.
TGGCATAATATGAGCGGCTGGTAAGGTTCTGTGAACTGCGCTGGGCATGGGTGAATGGTCGGGTTTGTGCGCGATAAAAGCAAGTGTCCCAGCGCGCGATAGCGTTTAATTTTGGAATGAGGCGGGTAATTTTTATGCAGAAACTTCCTTTTATCACCGCACCTGCGGTGGGAGCAGACGGTACCGCCGTAAAGAAGCTCTACCTTGTAGCGCAATCTCATACTGCAGAGATTGAGGCACAGCACGCCGAGTGGCTGAAGGCGCAGGCATTTCAATCTTTGCCGAGCCGTTACGCTCACCTACCCGACGGTGCGTTATATGTTGTGGATGTTGAACAAGCCCAGAACCCCTTAGCGTACGGTGCTTTGGGAACACTGTTAAGCGCGGGTGATTGGACGTTAGTGTTGATCGGGCTTCCAGAGGCGGCTCGTGCGGCAGTGATTTTGGGCTTTGCTATGGGAGCGTATCGTTACCATGTGCGTGGCCGTGATCCATTCACAACACGGATCATTACGGAAGAGAGCGATGCACCGGCTCTAGCTTTGGTGAAAGCGACTTGGCTGGGGCGCGATCTTATCAACATCCCTGCAAATTTGCTTGGCCCTGTTGAACTCGCAGAGCATGCAGAAAATGCGTTATCTGCCCGAGGTGCTAGCGTTGATCTTGTGCAGGGAGACGCGTTGGAGGCTGCTTATCCTTGTCTAGCGGCAGTTGGGGCTGGTTCAGACAGACCTGCTCGCGTGGTCGTTGGTCGTTGGCAGAAGCGTGAAGGTGCGCCACTCATTTCCTTGGTAGGCAAAGGTGTGTGCTTTGATACAGGGGGGTATGATCTGAAGCCACCGGCAGGCATGCTCCGTATGAAAAAGGATATGGGGGGCGCAGCGTTAGCGTTAGCCGTGGCATGTG
It contains:
- a CDS encoding leucyl aminopeptidase family protein; this encodes MQKLPFITAPAVGADGTAVKKLYLVAQSHTAEIEAQHAEWLKAQAFQSLPSRYAHLPDGALYVVDVEQAQNPLAYGALGTLLSAGDWTLVLIGLPEAARAAVILGFAMGAYRYHVRGRDPFTTRIITEESDAPALALVKATWLGRDLINIPANLLGPVELAEHAENALSARGASVDLVQGDALEAAYPCLAAVGAGSDRPARVVVGRWQKREGAPLISLVGKGVCFDTGGYDLKPPAGMLRMKKDMGGAALALAVACAVIDLGLDVTLEVRLGCVENSVSGHAMRPGDVLKTRSGKTVEVGNTDAEGRLVLCDLLTEASEKRPEWLLDMATLTGAARVALGPDLPALFANDDEMAQIICESGKEHADPLWRMPLWHGYDAWLDSRIADMGNVTAKPMAGAITAALYLQRFVPKGQKWCHIDTYAWNDASYPGRPEGGETLALRAIVGAIAKIC